The sequence TGGTATAACAAATCTTTAAGACAAACAATTATTCATGAGCATGCACCAAATGTTACAGCCAAATTAACAGTTTTAGATTTACAGCAAAACACCCAAAAGAAGGACAAATTTAAAGATCATAATATTAAGTTTCAGGAACCATTAGTACACAGTGATTAAGCAGTAGCTGATGCTCCTTCTACGGGCCAAAACTCGGTTTTCTTCCCGGTTTTGGAAACGGTCTGGAGAACAGCATCTGGCTGCACATTACCCTTCACCGTCACTTTTTGTTGTTCCAGATCAATGTCAAAAGTTTCCACCCCTGAACAAATTATTCAACACAATTACATTAACCATTTTAATTGAGACTCACGATTGCTTTTTCGATTAGAACAATTTCGTTATATTTACTGATCATTGTATTAGATGAAATTATCAAAAGTTAAATAACAAACCTTCCATTTTGCCAAGAACCCTTTTCACGGCTCCAACACAACCGCCACATGACATACCTACCTTAAGAACAACAGTCTGCATTCACATCAATGTAAAATTGTAAGTTCATCGTCACAAAACTACCCGTCAATTTATAAATTATTTCATaggatattagattttaaaaaggaATCACAATGTATCCAAACACATTCAACACGCATACACAATTTTAAATTTTATACATTAACATAGAATGCTAAGATAGTGCAT comes from Rutidosis leptorrhynchoides isolate AG116_Rl617_1_P2 chromosome 4, CSIRO_AGI_Rlap_v1, whole genome shotgun sequence and encodes:
- the LOC139840092 gene encoding copper transport protein ATX1-like; the protein is MSQTVVLKVGMSCGGCVGAVKRVLGKMEGVETFDIDLEQQKVTVKGNVQPDAVLQTVSKTGKKTEFWPVEGASATA